A genomic segment from Thermodesulfobacteriota bacterium encodes:
- a CDS encoding nucleotidyltransferase substrate binding protein: MASDDIRWRQRFMNFQKALGQLQRFVDKDELSDLEVQGLVKAFEYTYELAWNVLKDFLEYQGHTDLFGSRDTIRRAFRVGLIEDGDSWMDMLGSRNRTSHTYNEETAKEIQEAVLKTYYPLFRRLQVRLQTLPGE, from the coding sequence ATGGCTAGCGATGACATCCGTTGGCGCCAGCGCTTTATGAACTTCCAGAAAGCCCTTGGCCAGCTGCAGAGGTTCGTCGACAAGGACGAGCTGTCGGACCTGGAGGTGCAAGGCCTTGTCAAGGCCTTTGAATACACGTACGAGCTGGCCTGGAACGTCCTCAAGGACTTTCTGGAGTATCAAGGCCACACCGACCTTTTCGGTTCCCGAGATACCATCCGCAGGGCTTTTCGTGTGGGCCTGATCGAGGACGGCGATTCCTGGATGGATATGCTGGGTAGCCGCAACCGCACCTCGCATACCTACAACGAGGAGACGGCCAAGGAGATCCAAGAGGCTGTTTTGAAGACCTATTATCCGCTGTTCCGTCGTCTGCAGGTGCGGCTGCAGACCCTGCCCGGGGAATGA
- a CDS encoding nucleotidyltransferase domain-containing protein, with product MPYGLAGETLERIVAVLSRHQSVERAVLYGSRAKGTHRPGSDIDLALSGAGLDLQSLNRICLDLDDLLLPYTFDVSLLDRMVNPQLKAHIERVGQEFYVREARAITRPTGRPVTPAGLLLPNSGRWDI from the coding sequence ATGCCGTACGGCTTAGCCGGGGAGACCCTGGAGAGAATCGTGGCGGTCCTCTCGCGGCACCAGTCGGTGGAGCGGGCCGTCTTGTACGGCTCCAGGGCCAAAGGCACCCACAGGCCGGGATCCGACATCGACTTGGCCCTCAGCGGTGCAGGCCTGGATCTGCAGTCCCTGAATCGGATTTGTCTTGATCTGGACGACCTGCTTCTGCCCTATACCTTTGACGTCTCCCTGCTCGACCGCATGGTGAATCCGCAGCTGAAGGCCCACATCGAACGGGTGGGCCAGGAGTTCTACGTGCGGGAGGCCCGAGCCATCACCAGGCCGACGGGTCGCCCTGTCACGCCGGCTGGGCTCTTGTTGCCGAATTCCGGCAGGTGGGATATCTGA
- a CDS encoding Uma2 family endonuclease translates to MYPAHARQRYLYDELCSLPEGITGEILNGQLHTQPRPSGRHGVVARALSLDLAGPFDFGRGGPGGWWILLEPEVHFVRDQEVAVPDVAGWRRERMPAVPDDHRFEVVPDWVCEILSPGTVSKDRIVKLPRYARYGVGFAWLIDPIARTLEAFELRDGLWVLIAALQDDVPVCVPPFAAVTFALADLWT, encoded by the coding sequence ATGTACCCCGCACACGCGCGACAAAGGTATCTCTACGATGAGCTTTGCTCCCTGCCGGAGGGTATCACCGGTGAGATCCTGAACGGACAACTGCACACCCAGCCCCGTCCCAGTGGTCGCCACGGGGTGGTGGCGCGGGCACTGAGCCTGGATTTGGCCGGTCCCTTCGATTTCGGACGCGGTGGCCCCGGTGGCTGGTGGATCCTGCTGGAGCCGGAGGTCCATTTTGTCCGGGATCAGGAGGTGGCGGTGCCGGATGTGGCTGGCTGGCGGCGGGAACGGATGCCGGCGGTTCCCGACGATCACCGCTTCGAGGTGGTGCCCGACTGGGTATGCGAGATCCTGTCGCCCGGTACGGTGAGCAAGGACCGTATCGTCAAGCTGCCCCGTTACGCCCGCTATGGCGTGGGGTTCGCCTGGCTGATCGACCCGATTGCCCGCACGTTGGAGGCCTTTGAGCTGCGTGATGGTCTCTGGGTCCTGATCGCCGCCCTGCAGGACGATGTGCCGGTTTGTGTCCCTCCCTTTGCCGCTGTCACCTTCGCTCTGGCCGACTTGTGGACTTGA
- a CDS encoding Fic family protein → MTDLAVMQPLMPEARLLAPLLEQAAALVADCHRLSSQAGGPLTGALRPRLRAMTSYYTNQIEGQHTRPADIERALAAQFDADLRQAQKQRLALAHMAAEEALEQAVRRESCYDPSWVTAIHRSLYDRLPPGDRETEEGQGIVPGAFRQQDVTAGRHLAPPHASVPGLLAGWGQGYRGLAGSELPVIGVACSHHRLLWIHPFVDGNGRVARLHSHLAFHAFGLSQGLWSPLRGLARSRDSYYARLNNADLPRRNDLDGRGALSQEELLAFASYFLGVCIDQVRFMRTMLDLASMRERLADLLRRLAAHPWDMGSERSLVRLEALEALLYTAAIGKVERARFMAMTGLPPRTGRRVLASLLDWGLLTAASSRAPVAFAVPLRGLRFLFPRLWPEAEG, encoded by the coding sequence GCGCCTCCTTGCCCCCCTCCTGGAGCAGGCGGCGGCCCTGGTGGCCGATTGCCACCGGCTTTCCAGCCAGGCCGGAGGTCCCCTCACCGGCGCGCTGCGCCCGCGCCTGCGGGCCATGACCTCGTACTACACCAACCAGATCGAAGGGCAGCACACGCGACCGGCCGACATCGAGCGGGCCCTGGCCGCCCAGTTCGACGCCGATCTCCGGCAGGCCCAAAAGCAGCGGCTGGCCCTGGCGCACATGGCGGCCGAGGAAGCGCTGGAGCAGGCGGTCCGCCGGGAATCCTGCTACGATCCCTCCTGGGTCACGGCCATCCATCGTTCCCTGTATGACCGTCTGCCGCCTGGAGACCGCGAGACGGAAGAAGGCCAAGGCATCGTTCCGGGCGCGTTTCGCCAGCAGGATGTCACGGCCGGCCGCCACCTGGCGCCGCCCCACGCCAGCGTTCCCGGCCTGCTGGCCGGCTGGGGGCAGGGGTATCGGGGGCTTGCCGGCAGCGAGCTGCCGGTGATCGGGGTGGCTTGCTCGCACCACCGGTTGCTCTGGATCCATCCCTTCGTCGATGGCAACGGCCGTGTTGCTCGACTCCACAGCCATCTGGCCTTCCACGCTTTCGGCCTCAGCCAGGGATTGTGGTCACCGCTTCGTGGCCTGGCGCGCAGCCGTGACAGCTATTACGCCCGCCTCAACAACGCGGACCTGCCCCGCCGCAACGACCTCGATGGCCGCGGCGCTCTCTCCCAGGAGGAGTTGCTCGCCTTCGCCAGCTATTTCCTCGGGGTCTGCATCGATCAGGTGCGCTTCATGCGCACCATGCTCGACCTGGCCAGCATGCGGGAGCGGCTGGCCGACCTGCTGCGCCGTCTCGCCGCCCACCCCTGGGACATGGGCAGCGAGCGGTCCCTCGTCAGGCTGGAGGCCCTGGAAGCTCTCCTCTACACGGCCGCAATCGGAAAGGTCGAGCGGGCACGCTTCATGGCCATGACCGGCCTGCCGCCGCGCACCGGCCGGCGAGTGTTGGCCAGCCTCCTGGACTGGGGCCTGCTCACCGCCGCCTCGTCCCGGGCGCCGGTGGCCTTCGCGGTGCCCCTCAGAGGGCTACGCTTCCTGTTTCCCAGGCTCTGGCCAGAGGCCGAGGGATGA